From Streptomyces sp. NBC_00690, a single genomic window includes:
- a CDS encoding ABC transporter permease, with protein MSDTTHDGAITMTARPSADDGLSPAQLASKYGLTVSGARPGLTEYVRQLWGRRHFILAFSQAKLTAQYSMAKLGQLWQVVTPLLNALVYFLIFGLILEANRGMAVEVYIPFLVTGVFVFMFTQSSVMAGVRAISGNLGLVRALHFPRASLPVSFALQQLQQLMFSMVVLLLIVIGFGSYPQLSWLLVIPALVLQFVFNAGLAMIMARLGSQTPDLAQLMPFIMRTWMYASGVMFSIPLMLEGKPTWIVNLLQWNPAAIYMDLIRFALIDDYGSRNLPDHVWAFAVGWAVLFGVCGFVYFWKAEERYGRG; from the coding sequence GTGAGTGACACTACCCATGACGGTGCGATCACGATGACCGCCCGGCCATCGGCCGACGACGGTCTGTCTCCGGCACAGCTCGCCAGCAAGTACGGTCTGACGGTCAGCGGTGCCCGGCCGGGACTGACCGAGTACGTCCGTCAGCTGTGGGGCCGGCGGCACTTCATCCTGGCGTTCTCCCAGGCCAAGCTCACGGCCCAGTACAGCATGGCCAAGCTGGGGCAGCTGTGGCAGGTGGTCACCCCGCTGCTCAACGCCCTGGTCTACTTCCTGATCTTCGGCCTCATCCTGGAGGCCAACCGGGGCATGGCGGTCGAGGTCTACATTCCGTTCCTGGTGACGGGCGTGTTCGTCTTCATGTTCACCCAGAGTTCGGTCATGGCGGGTGTGCGCGCCATCTCCGGCAACCTCGGTCTGGTGCGTGCCCTGCACTTCCCCCGGGCGTCCCTGCCCGTCTCCTTTGCGCTCCAGCAGCTCCAGCAGCTGATGTTCTCCATGGTCGTGCTGCTGCTGATCGTGATCGGATTCGGCAGTTACCCGCAGCTCTCCTGGCTGCTGGTCATCCCCGCGCTGGTGCTCCAGTTCGTGTTCAACGCGGGCCTCGCGATGATCATGGCCAGGCTCGGCAGCCAGACGCCTGACCTCGCCCAGTTGATGCCGTTCATCATGCGGACCTGGATGTACGCGTCCGGTGTGATGTTCTCCATTCCGCTCATGCTTGAGGGCAAGCCCACCTGGATCGTCAATCTGCTCCAGTGGAACCCGGCGGCCATCTACATGGACCTGATCCGCTTTGCGCTCATCGACGACTACGGTTCGCGGAATCTGCCGGACCACGTCTGGGCGTTCGCCGTCGGCTGGGCCGTCCTGTTCGGCGTCTGCGGGTTCGTGTACTTCTGGAAGGCTGAAGAACGGTACGGACGTGGCTGA
- a CDS encoding ABC transporter ATP-binding protein, with translation MADNNTERIPTVIADDVHIVYRVHGAGGGRGGATAALNRIVRGKKKGERQRGVRTVHAVRGVSFTAYRGEAIGLIGTNGSGKSTLLRAIAGLLPTERGKVYTDGQPSLLGVNAALMGDLTGERNVILGGLAMGMSREQVRERYESIVDFSGINEKGDFITLPMRTYSSGMGARLRFSIAAAKDHDVLMIDEALATGDRKFQIRSEQRIRELRKQAGTVFLVSHSLGSIRDTCDRVLWLEKGELLMDGPTAEVLKAYEKETGK, from the coding sequence GTGGCTGATAACAACACTGAACGGATCCCCACCGTCATCGCCGACGATGTCCACATCGTCTACCGGGTGCACGGCGCGGGAGGCGGCAGGGGCGGCGCCACCGCAGCCCTGAACCGCATCGTGCGCGGGAAGAAGAAGGGCGAACGCCAGCGTGGTGTGCGTACGGTGCACGCCGTGCGCGGCGTCTCCTTCACTGCGTACCGCGGTGAAGCCATCGGACTCATCGGCACCAACGGTTCGGGCAAGTCCACCTTGCTGCGGGCCATAGCAGGACTGCTGCCCACCGAGCGCGGCAAGGTCTACACGGACGGCCAGCCCTCGCTGCTGGGCGTGAACGCCGCGCTCATGGGCGATCTCACCGGCGAGCGCAACGTCATCCTCGGCGGCTTGGCGATGGGCATGTCCCGTGAGCAGGTCCGCGAGCGCTACGAGTCCATCGTCGACTTCTCCGGCATCAACGAGAAGGGCGACTTCATCACCTTGCCGATGCGGACCTACTCGTCGGGCATGGGCGCGCGGCTGCGGTTCTCGATCGCGGCGGCGAAGGACCACGACGTCCTGATGATCGACGAGGCCCTGGCCACCGGTGACCGCAAGTTCCAGATCCGCTCCGAGCAGCGCATCCGGGAGTTGCGCAAGCAGGCCGGCACGGTCTTCCTGGTCAGCCACAGCCTCGGCTCGATCCGCGACACCTGTGACCGGGTGCTGTGGCTGGAGAAGGGCGAACTGCTGATGGACGGTCCCACCGCCGAGGTCCTGAAGGCGTACGAGAAGGAGACCGGCAAGTAG
- the hpnC gene encoding squalene synthase HpnC, with protein sequence MTETRQIPTVLPAPAVRATLDKATDENFPVAPFFLPRAWRADLMAVYGYARLVDDIGDGDLAPGGADARWLGVAPAEADDRLVVLDAFEADVRRVFAADEPRHPILRTLAPTVRARSLTIDPFLGLIEANRRDQVVRRYESYDELLAYCELSANTVGHLVLQLTGTMSPERLRRSDAVCTALQIVEHLQDVAEDLDRDRVYLPAEDMRRFHVTEADLKASSANASVRALIAFQAQRADELLDEGIPLVASVTGRLRLLLAGFTGGGRAALGAIRSARYDVLGGPPRPARTQLLRDVGAVLRRARKEG encoded by the coding sequence ATGACCGAGACCCGGCAGATCCCCACGGTGCTCCCGGCGCCCGCCGTGCGCGCCACCCTCGACAAGGCGACGGATGAGAACTTTCCCGTCGCTCCCTTCTTCCTGCCCCGGGCCTGGCGCGCGGACCTCATGGCCGTCTACGGATACGCCCGACTCGTCGACGACATCGGTGACGGCGACCTCGCACCCGGCGGCGCCGATGCCCGATGGCTCGGCGTCGCACCCGCCGAGGCCGACGATCGACTGGTCGTCCTCGACGCCTTCGAAGCCGACGTCCGACGGGTCTTCGCCGCGGACGAGCCGCGTCACCCGATCCTGCGCACGCTCGCCCCGACGGTCCGCGCTCGATCCCTCACGATCGACCCCTTCCTCGGACTGATCGAGGCGAACCGCCGTGACCAGGTGGTCCGCCGCTACGAGAGCTACGACGAACTGCTCGCCTACTGCGAACTGTCCGCCAACACCGTCGGACACCTCGTGCTCCAGCTCACCGGAACCATGAGCCCCGAACGCCTGCGCCGCTCCGATGCCGTCTGCACCGCGCTTCAGATCGTCGAACACCTCCAGGACGTGGCCGAGGACCTCGACCGTGACCGCGTCTATCTGCCCGCCGAGGACATGCGCCGCTTCCACGTCACCGAGGCTGACCTCAAGGCGTCATCGGCGAACGCATCGGTGCGCGCACTGATCGCGTTCCAGGCCCAACGGGCCGATGAACTCCTCGACGAGGGCATTCCCCTCGTCGCCAGCGTGACGGGCCGGCTCCGACTCCTGCTCGCCGGATTCACCGGCGGGGGACGGGCCGCACTCGGCGCCATCAGATCCGCCCGGTACGACGTACTGGGCGGGCCGCCCAGACCTGCCAGGACACAACTGCTCCGCGACGTGGGAGCCGTATTGCGAAGAGCGCGTAAAGAGGGGTGA
- the hpnD gene encoding presqualene diphosphate synthase HpnD, with product MEQLTRAPAPVQAAYSYCEAVTGQQARNFAYGIRLLPLDKRLAMSALYAFSRRVDDIGDGALAPTEKQKRLEATRELLDRIRREDVAEDDTDPVAVALADTARRFPLPLDGLDELIDGVLMDVRGESYETWDDLKVYCRCVAGAIGRLSLGVFGTQPGTPGTERAAEYADTLGLALQLTNILRDVREDAINGRTYLPADDLAKFGCSAGFTTATPPIGSDFAGLIHYEVRRARALFAEGYRLLPMLDRRSGACVAAMAGIYRRLLDRIERDPEAVLRGRVSLPGREKAYVAVRGLSGLDTRHISRHTLRGRP from the coding sequence ATGGAACAACTGACACGGGCGCCCGCCCCGGTGCAGGCCGCGTACAGCTACTGCGAGGCCGTCACCGGACAGCAGGCGCGCAATTTCGCCTACGGCATCAGACTGCTGCCGCTCGACAAGCGACTGGCGATGTCCGCCCTGTACGCGTTCTCCCGACGCGTCGACGACATCGGCGACGGCGCACTCGCCCCCACTGAGAAGCAGAAGCGCCTGGAAGCCACCCGGGAACTGCTCGACCGCATTCGTCGCGAGGACGTCGCCGAGGACGACACCGACCCGGTCGCGGTCGCCCTCGCCGACACCGCGCGCCGCTTCCCGCTGCCGCTCGACGGCCTCGATGAACTCATCGACGGCGTGCTGATGGATGTGCGCGGGGAGTCCTACGAGACCTGGGACGACCTCAAGGTCTACTGCCGTTGTGTCGCAGGCGCCATTGGCCGGCTCTCCCTCGGCGTGTTCGGCACCCAGCCCGGTACGCCGGGCACCGAGCGGGCCGCCGAGTACGCGGACACCCTGGGCCTCGCGCTCCAACTCACCAACATCCTCCGGGACGTCCGCGAGGACGCCATCAACGGACGGACCTACCTGCCCGCCGACGACCTCGCCAAGTTCGGTTGCTCGGCCGGCTTCACCACGGCCACGCCCCCCATCGGCTCCGACTTCGCCGGGCTGATCCACTACGAAGTCCGCCGCGCCCGCGCGCTCTTCGCCGAGGGCTACCGGCTGCTTCCCATGCTCGACCGGCGCAGCGGGGCGTGCGTTGCGGCGATGGCCGGCATCTACCGGCGACTGCTCGATCGCATCGAACGCGACCCGGAGGCAGTCCTGCGCGGTCGGGTCTCCCTGCCGGGCCGTGAGAAGGCGTACGTCGCCGTACGCGGCCTCTCCGGCCTGGACACCCGGCACATCAGCCGCCACACACTGCGGGGCCGTCCATGA
- the hpnE gene encoding hydroxysqualene dehydroxylase HpnE, which produces MSDNTTDIRHEPPADDAASGRHAVVIGGGLAGITSALQLADAGLRVTLLESRPRLGGLAFSFQRGDLTIDNGQHVYLRCCTAYRWFLDRVEGAHLAPLQDRLDVPVLDVGRASGPRLGRLRRSALPVPLHLAASLATYPHLSLAERASVGRAALALGRLDPADPELDGIDFATWLGRHGQTPRAIEALWDLVGVATLNATAANASTGLAAMVFKTGLLSDPGAADIGWAQVPLGDLHDTLARKALESAGVRVETGARVREIRAARDGGWRVEIDGEGLDAHTVVLAVAQREAHALLPEGALANPDRLLDIATAPILNIHVRYDRKVLRRPFFTALGSPVQWVFDRTEAAGLKEGQYLAISQSAAQEEIDAPVAELRARYLPELERLLPPARQARVDDFFVTRERTATFAPTPGVGRLRPGAPTRAPGLYLAGAWTATGWPATMEGAVRSGFTAAGAALHDLGRPHEHPLKEAA; this is translated from the coding sequence ATGAGCGACAACACCACCGACATCCGCCACGAACCACCAGCGGACGACGCCGCGAGCGGGCGGCACGCGGTCGTCATCGGCGGCGGTCTCGCCGGCATCACCTCCGCCCTGCAACTCGCTGACGCGGGCCTGCGGGTCACCCTCCTCGAAAGCCGCCCCCGGCTCGGCGGGCTCGCCTTCTCCTTCCAGCGCGGCGACCTCACCATCGACAACGGCCAACATGTGTACCTGCGCTGCTGCACCGCCTACCGCTGGTTCCTCGACCGGGTCGAAGGCGCGCACCTCGCACCGCTCCAAGACCGACTGGATGTGCCCGTACTGGACGTGGGCCGAGCGTCCGGGCCCCGGCTGGGCAGGCTGCGCCGGTCCGCGCTGCCCGTGCCCCTGCACCTCGCCGCAAGCCTCGCGACGTACCCGCATCTCTCGCTCGCCGAGCGGGCGAGCGTCGGCCGGGCCGCACTCGCACTCGGTCGCCTCGACCCCGCCGACCCCGAGCTCGACGGCATCGACTTCGCCACCTGGCTCGGTCGCCACGGCCAGACCCCACGGGCCATCGAAGCCCTGTGGGACCTGGTGGGCGTGGCCACCTTGAACGCCACCGCGGCGAACGCCTCGACGGGACTTGCGGCCATGGTCTTCAAGACCGGGCTGCTCTCCGATCCCGGAGCCGCGGACATCGGCTGGGCCCAGGTGCCCCTCGGCGATCTGCACGACACCCTCGCCCGTAAGGCGCTGGAGTCGGCGGGCGTGCGCGTTGAGACCGGGGCCCGGGTACGGGAGATCAGGGCGGCCCGTGACGGCGGCTGGCGCGTCGAGATCGACGGAGAGGGGCTCGACGCCCACACCGTGGTGCTCGCCGTCGCCCAGCGCGAGGCCCATGCCCTGCTCCCCGAGGGAGCTCTCGCCAACCCCGACCGGTTGCTCGACATCGCCACCGCGCCCATCCTCAACATCCATGTCCGCTACGACCGCAAGGTGCTGCGCCGGCCCTTCTTCACCGCGCTCGGCTCCCCGGTGCAGTGGGTCTTCGACCGTACCGAGGCCGCCGGACTGAAGGAGGGCCAGTACCTGGCCATCTCCCAGTCGGCGGCCCAGGAGGAGATCGACGCACCCGTGGCGGAACTGCGGGCCCGGTACCTGCCCGAGTTGGAGCGGCTGCTGCCGCCCGCACGGCAGGCCCGGGTGGATGACTTCTTCGTCACCCGTGAGCGGACGGCCACCTTCGCCCCCACTCCGGGCGTCGGCAGACTGCGGCCCGGTGCGCCGACCCGTGCGCCCGGCCTGTACCTTGCGGGCGCGTGGACCGCCACCGGCTGGCCCGCGACCATGGAGGGCGCCGTGCGCAGCGGATTCACCGCCGCCGGCGCAGCCCTCCATGACCTCGGCCGCCCCCATGAACATCCGCTCAAGGAGGCGGCGTGA
- a CDS encoding polyprenyl synthetase family protein has translation MPSANPADDTAAGVDVAALLERGRALSTPVLRAAVDRLAAPMDTVASYHFGWIDAEGRPSVGDGGKAVRPALALLSAEAAGAPAEVGVPGAVAVELVHNFSLLHDDLMDGDEQRRHRDTVWKVHGPAQAILVGDALFALANELLLEIGTVEAGRATRRLTSATRKLIDGQAQDISYEHRERVTVEECLEMEGNKTGALLACAVSIGAVLGGADDRTADTLEAYGYHLGLAFQAIDDLLGIWGDPDATGKQTWSDLRQRKKSLPVVAALAEGGPASRRLGELLAADAKSNDFDTFSEEEFATRAALIEEAGGREWTAQEARRQHTVAIEALAGVDMPTHIRAQLSALADFVVVRKR, from the coding sequence GTGCCTTCGGCGAATCCGGCTGATGACACCGCAGCAGGCGTGGACGTCGCCGCGCTCCTGGAGCGCGGACGTGCCCTGTCGACACCGGTGCTGCGCGCTGCCGTGGACCGCCTTGCGGCACCCATGGACACCGTTGCCTCGTACCACTTCGGTTGGATCGATGCCGAGGGGCGGCCGTCCGTCGGGGACGGCGGCAAGGCCGTGCGGCCGGCGCTCGCACTGCTCTCGGCGGAGGCCGCGGGAGCCCCAGCCGAGGTCGGTGTTCCCGGCGCCGTCGCCGTGGAGTTGGTCCACAATTTCTCGTTGCTGCACGACGACCTGATGGACGGCGACGAGCAGCGCAGGCACCGGGACACCGTGTGGAAGGTCCATGGGCCCGCCCAGGCCATCCTGGTGGGTGACGCACTCTTCGCCCTCGCCAATGAGCTCCTGTTGGAGATCGGCACGGTGGAGGCAGGTCGCGCCACCCGACGGCTGACCAGCGCCACCCGCAAGCTCATCGACGGCCAGGCCCAGGACATCTCGTACGAGCACCGCGAGCGGGTCACCGTCGAGGAGTGCCTGGAGATGGAGGGCAACAAGACGGGCGCACTCCTCGCCTGCGCGGTGTCCATTGGTGCGGTGCTCGGCGGCGCGGACGACCGCACCGCCGACACCCTGGAGGCGTACGGGTACCACCTCGGCCTCGCCTTCCAGGCCATCGACGACCTGCTGGGCATCTGGGGCGATCCCGATGCGACGGGCAAGCAGACCTGGAGCGACTTGCGCCAGCGCAAGAAGTCCCTGCCGGTCGTCGCGGCACTCGCCGAGGGTGGTCCGGCCTCAAGGCGCCTCGGCGAACTGCTCGCAGCGGACGCCAAGAGCAACGACTTCGACACCTTCTCCGAGGAGGAGTTCGCCACCAGGGCCGCACTGATCGAGGAGGCGGGCGGTCGTGAGTGGACCGCCCAGGAGGCACGCCGTCAGCACACCGTCGCCATCGAAGCACTGGCAGGCGTCGACATGCCCACCCACATTAGGGCGCAGTTGAGCGCGCTCGCCGATTTCGTCGTCGTACGGAAGCGATAG
- the shc gene encoding squalene--hopene cyclase has translation MTATTDGSGGPVRAHAATAGEMTEVHVPLHPGGHDVLGNARRAVALSVEHLLSRQDAQGWWKGDLETNVTMDAEDLLLRQFLGVRDDRTTKAAARHIRAEQREDGAWTTFYRGPADLSATIEAYVALRLAGDLPDEPHMVLASAWARRHGGIAGARVFTRIWLALFGWWQWDDLPELPPELIFLPRWFPLNIYDFGCWARQTIVPLTVVSAKRPVRPAPFTLDELHTDARRPNPPRPLAAALSWDGFFQRADKALHLYHKVAPRRLRRAAMDAAARWIVERQENDGCWGGIQPPAVYSLIALHLLGYDINHPVMRAGLESLDRFAVWREEHGEAGGPVRMVEACQSPVWDTCLATVALADAGLPPDHPALVRAADWMLGEEVVRPGDWSVRRPQLAPGGWAFEFHNDNYPDIDDTAEVILALRRVRHPDPMRVEGAIARATRWTFGMQSKNGAWGAFDADNTSPLPNRLPFCDFGEVIDPPSADVTAHVVEMLAYEGRTDDPRTRRGIDWLLAEQEPTGAWFGRWGVNYLYGTGSVVPALMAAGMSAAHPAIRRAVRWLESVQNDDGGWGEDLRSYDEEEWVGRGASTASQTAWALLALLAAGERENKAVERGVAWLTGTQRADGSWDEPYFTGTGFPWDFSINYHLYRQVFPLTALGRYVRGEPVLAGFASEPARG, from the coding sequence ATGACAGCGACGACCGATGGAAGCGGTGGGCCCGTGCGGGCCCACGCGGCTACGGCCGGCGAGATGACCGAAGTCCACGTGCCCCTGCACCCCGGCGGCCATGACGTGCTGGGGAACGCACGACGGGCCGTGGCACTGTCCGTCGAGCACCTGCTCAGCAGACAGGACGCCCAGGGCTGGTGGAAGGGCGACCTGGAGACCAATGTGACGATGGACGCCGAGGACCTGCTGCTCCGGCAGTTCCTCGGCGTCAGGGACGACCGCACCACCAAGGCCGCTGCTCGACACATCCGCGCCGAGCAGCGCGAGGACGGCGCCTGGACCACCTTCTACCGGGGGCCGGCTGATCTGTCCGCCACCATCGAGGCGTACGTGGCGCTCCGACTGGCCGGAGACCTGCCCGACGAGCCCCATATGGTGCTCGCCTCCGCATGGGCGCGACGGCACGGCGGGATCGCCGGTGCTCGTGTGTTCACCAGGATCTGGCTGGCCCTGTTCGGCTGGTGGCAATGGGACGACCTGCCCGAACTGCCCCCGGAGCTGATCTTCCTGCCCCGCTGGTTCCCCCTGAACATCTACGACTTCGGCTGCTGGGCCCGCCAGACCATCGTGCCGCTCACGGTGGTCTCGGCCAAGCGCCCGGTCCGACCGGCGCCGTTCACACTGGACGAACTCCACACCGATGCCAGGCGGCCCAACCCGCCCCGCCCGCTGGCCGCCGCCCTGAGTTGGGACGGCTTCTTCCAGCGCGCGGACAAGGCCCTGCACCTCTACCACAAGGTGGCTCCGAGGAGGCTGCGCCGAGCGGCGATGGACGCCGCGGCGCGGTGGATCGTCGAACGCCAGGAGAACGACGGATGCTGGGGCGGCATCCAGCCGCCGGCCGTCTACTCCCTGATCGCACTCCATCTGCTCGGCTATGACATCAACCATCCCGTCATGCGCGCGGGGTTGGAGTCCCTGGACCGCTTCGCCGTGTGGCGCGAGGAGCACGGCGAAGCAGGTGGGCCTGTCCGTATGGTGGAGGCGTGCCAGTCGCCCGTGTGGGACACCTGCCTGGCGACTGTGGCACTTGCGGACGCCGGACTGCCGCCCGATCACCCCGCCCTGGTCCGGGCGGCCGACTGGATGTTGGGCGAGGAGGTGGTCCGGCCCGGCGACTGGTCGGTGCGGAGACCACAACTGGCCCCCGGCGGCTGGGCCTTCGAGTTCCACAACGACAACTACCCCGACATCGACGACACCGCTGAGGTGATCCTCGCCCTGCGTCGGGTGCGTCACCCCGACCCGATGCGGGTCGAGGGCGCCATCGCCCGGGCGACGCGCTGGACCTTCGGCATGCAGTCCAAGAACGGTGCCTGGGGCGCTTTCGACGCGGACAACACCAGCCCCCTCCCCAATCGGCTGCCCTTCTGCGACTTCGGCGAAGTCATCGACCCGCCGTCAGCCGATGTGACCGCGCACGTCGTCGAGATGCTGGCCTACGAAGGCAGGACCGACGACCCCCGCACCCGCCGCGGCATCGACTGGCTCCTCGCCGAACAGGAGCCGACGGGGGCCTGGTTCGGCCGATGGGGTGTCAACTACCTCTACGGCACCGGTTCGGTGGTGCCCGCGCTGATGGCGGCGGGAATGTCAGCCGCCCACCCTGCCATCCGGCGCGCGGTGCGCTGGCTCGAATCCGTACAGAACGACGACGGCGGCTGGGGCGAGGACCTGCGCTCCTACGACGAGGAGGAGTGGGTCGGCAGGGGTGCATCCACCGCATCCCAGACCGCATGGGCCCTGCTCGCTCTGCTGGCTGCGGGGGAGCGGGAGAACAAGGCGGTTGAACGGGGTGTCGCCTGGCTCACCGGAACACAACGCGCCGACGGCTCCTGGGACGAGCCGTACTTCACCGGCACGGGCTTCCCCTGGGACTTCTCCATCAACTACCACCTGTATCGCCAGGTCTTTCCGCTGACCGCGCTCGGACGCTACGTCAGGGGTGAACCAGTGCTCGCCGGTTTTGCCTCGGAGCCTGCGCGTGGCTGA
- a CDS encoding phosphorylase family protein, translating into MRDQDPTGSRPLLIACALAIERLALRTGARGAQGRATVLRTGMGPGNAARALGAALADPSLRDAAVIASGFCAGLAPGMRPGDLVVATRTRGGEHTTVTDLGTLCIETSALADALARAVPGRRVHTGVLIGSAHVVRGPERAALHAGGAIAVDMESAVTLRTALRVGPRPVAAVRVVVDAPEHELVRIGTVRGGISAFRVLRAVLPAFHEWHRSLPLPRR; encoded by the coding sequence CTGCGCGATCAGGACCCCACCGGTTCCCGTCCCCTGTTGATCGCCTGTGCGCTGGCGATCGAGAGACTGGCCCTGCGCACCGGGGCACGTGGTGCGCAGGGCCGGGCGACCGTCCTGCGCACCGGAATGGGGCCTGGGAACGCCGCGCGTGCCCTCGGCGCCGCGCTGGCCGACCCCTCCCTGCGCGATGCGGCGGTCATCGCCTCGGGCTTCTGCGCCGGGCTCGCACCCGGCATGCGCCCCGGTGACCTGGTGGTGGCCACCCGGACCAGGGGCGGCGAACACACCACGGTGACCGACCTCGGCACGCTCTGCATCGAGACCTCGGCCCTCGCCGATGCGCTCGCCCGGGCGGTTCCCGGACGCCGGGTCCACACGGGGGTGCTCATCGGCTCCGCCCATGTCGTCCGCGGCCCCGAAAGGGCTGCCCTGCACGCCGGGGGAGCGATCGCGGTGGACATGGAGTCGGCGGTCACCCTGCGTACCGCCCTACGCGTCGGGCCCCGTCCGGTTGCGGCCGTCCGGGTGGTCGTGGACGCTCCAGAGCATGAGCTGGTCCGTATTGGCACGGTGCGCGGTGGAATATCAGCTTTCCGTGTTCTCCGTGCCGTACTTCCTGCATTTCATGAATGGCACCGTTCTCTGCCGCTCCCCCGGAGGTGA
- the hpnH gene encoding adenosyl-hopene transferase HpnH translates to MAMPLRQTIRVGTYLLEQKLRRREKFPLIVELEPLYACNLACEGCGKIQHPAGVLKQRMPVAQAVGAVMESGAPMVSIAGGEPLMHPQIDEIVRQLVAKKKYVFLCTNAMLLRKKIEKFTPSRYFAFAVHIDGLRERHDESVAKEGVFDEAVAAIKEAQSRGFRVTTNSTFFNTDTPQTIIEVLNYLNDDLQVDEMMISPAYAYEKAPDQEHFLGVEQTRELFRKSFADGNRRRWRLNHSPLFLDFLEGKVDFPCTAWAIPNYSLFGWQRPCYLMSDGYVPSYRELVEETDWSKYGRGKDPRCANCMAHCGYEPTAVLATMGSLKESLRAARETMSGNRG, encoded by the coding sequence ATGGCCATGCCGCTCCGTCAGACCATCCGCGTCGGAACCTATCTCTTGGAACAGAAGCTTCGCAGGCGGGAGAAGTTCCCACTGATCGTCGAACTGGAGCCGCTCTACGCCTGCAACCTCGCCTGCGAAGGATGCGGGAAGATCCAGCACCCGGCCGGTGTGCTCAAGCAGCGCATGCCGGTGGCACAGGCGGTCGGGGCGGTGATGGAGTCCGGTGCCCCGATGGTGTCGATCGCGGGCGGCGAGCCCCTGATGCACCCTCAGATCGATGAAATCGTGCGCCAGTTGGTGGCCAAGAAGAAGTACGTCTTCCTCTGCACCAATGCGATGCTCCTCCGCAAGAAGATCGAAAAGTTCACTCCCTCCCGCTACTTCGCCTTCGCCGTGCACATCGACGGACTGCGCGAACGGCACGATGAGTCGGTGGCCAAGGAAGGAGTGTTCGACGAGGCGGTGGCAGCCATCAAGGAAGCCCAGAGCCGGGGCTTTCGCGTCACCACGAACTCGACCTTCTTCAACACCGACACCCCCCAGACCATCATCGAGGTGTTGAACTACCTCAACGACGATCTCCAGGTCGACGAGATGATGATCTCCCCCGCGTACGCCTACGAGAAGGCGCCCGACCAGGAGCACTTCCTGGGCGTCGAGCAGACCCGCGAACTGTTCAGGAAGTCCTTCGCCGACGGCAACCGCCGGCGCTGGCGGCTCAACCACTCGCCCCTCTTCCTGGACTTCCTGGAGGGCAAGGTCGACTTCCCCTGCACGGCCTGGGCGATTCCCAACTACTCGCTGTTCGGCTGGCAGCGGCCCTGCTACCTGATGAGCGACGGCTACGTGCCCAGCTACCGCGAACTCGTCGAGGAGACCGACTGGAGCAAGTACGGCCGAGGCAAGGACCCGCGCTGTGCCAACTGCATGGCCCACTGCGGCTATGAGCCCACGGCCGTACTCGCCACCATGGGCTCGCTGAAGGAATCCCTGCGTGCGGCGCGCGAAACGATGTCCGGCAACCGCGGATAG